From a region of the Methanoculleus receptaculi genome:
- a CDS encoding argininosuccinate synthase, producing MMDLHAEIRRILLALLCVSILVIGAVSAAPTTELRIVKIGADGVTILNETTVDYRWMEENLPVLGDGVTHYYHQGPVFEGDKWDPNETTNFKDRGAVKGTNIRDLAELVGGAGPGDEIMVKAVDGYHVEFPYENVYEPDPRQGPIGVCWYNGGDPEVGERQGTGYVPDYYTGMRLVFFADNSTNPEGLHVYGNWDMHETLPDAAQHFYDGLYPSTSGLTVKWVDEIRVYTGGYQGEKGALAGSLTTPAGTAAEPTEAPLSLLVTVLAVAGAAILCARRGGA from the coding sequence ATGATGGATTTGCATGCAGAGATCAGACGGATTCTGCTCGCGCTCCTCTGCGTGAGCATACTGGTGATCGGCGCCGTATCAGCGGCACCGACGACCGAACTGCGGATAGTAAAGATCGGTGCCGACGGAGTCACCATCTTAAACGAGACGACGGTCGACTACCGCTGGATGGAAGAGAACCTCCCGGTCCTCGGGGACGGTGTGACCCACTACTACCACCAGGGCCCCGTGTTTGAGGGGGACAAATGGGACCCGAACGAGACGACCAACTTCAAGGACAGGGGGGCGGTTAAGGGGACCAACATTCGCGATCTTGCCGAACTGGTCGGCGGCGCCGGGCCCGGTGATGAGATCATGGTGAAGGCGGTCGACGGCTACCACGTCGAGTTTCCATACGAGAACGTCTACGAACCTGACCCACGCCAGGGCCCAATAGGGGTCTGCTGGTACAACGGCGGCGATCCTGAGGTCGGCGAGAGGCAGGGGACAGGCTACGTTCCGGACTACTACACCGGGATGAGGCTTGTCTTCTTCGCGGACAACTCCACCAACCCCGAAGGGCTCCACGTCTATGGAAACTGGGACATGCACGAGACGCTCCCTGATGCCGCCCAGCACTTCTACGACGGTCTCTACCCCTCGACAAGCGGTCTTACGGTGAAGTGGGTGGATGAGATCAGGGTTTACACCGGTGGCTACCAGGGTGAGAAAGGAGCCCTGGCGGGATCCCTCACCACCCCGGCGGGGACGGCTGCCGAACCAACAGAGGCCCCGCTCTCCCTGCTGGTGACGGTTCTCGCGGTCGCTGGAGCAGCGATCCTCTGCGCCAGGAGAGGAGGGGCGTGA
- a CDS encoding metallophosphoesterase family protein yields the protein MRRYCTLLATATVALLLIQAASAGIVWGPYVTNTTSNSAVVSWKATGDTAGWVEYAPVEGGETNRIPSSGTEGGIRHAHLSDLSPAKTYRYRVVSGNETTGDCRFRTFGDLEFTCIIYGDTRGQKPLFTQADRHRLVAERIAEEEEFLFLLHTGDFVCDDSEWDEFFAAAGEALRKTTLVPVAGNHDGTAEAFSRIFAVPTDYSFDAGSLHVTVLDSNDRAWADMANRTAWLKEDLRSPLPRKIVAFHHPPFSADRKRPGGDLGIRAEWAEIFSENGVDAVFSAHTHAYERYSVNGTEYFVIGCGGAPFYPLADEKPEGYRMGCEETLGYLRARVSPESIIIEMIPVAKVIDDEVVLYPRGFVIETVRLPAGWWSVFPSVAGVTRLPELWR from the coding sequence ATGAGACGTTACTGCACTTTACTTGCAACTGCGACGGTTGCGCTGTTGCTCATTCAGGCAGCGTCAGCCGGCATCGTGTGGGGGCCCTATGTCACCAACACCACCAGCAACTCGGCGGTGGTCTCCTGGAAGGCAACCGGCGATACCGCTGGATGGGTGGAGTACGCCCCGGTCGAAGGCGGCGAGACCAACCGCATACCCTCATCCGGGACGGAGGGGGGTATCCGGCACGCCCACCTCAGCGACCTCTCCCCGGCAAAAACCTACCGCTACCGTGTGGTCAGCGGGAACGAGACAACAGGAGACTGCAGGTTCAGGACGTTCGGTGACCTGGAGTTTACGTGTATCATATACGGCGACACCCGCGGCCAGAAACCCCTCTTCACCCAGGCCGACCGGCACCGCCTTGTGGCAGAGAGGATCGCCGAAGAGGAAGAGTTCCTCTTTCTACTCCACACCGGGGACTTTGTCTGCGACGACTCCGAGTGGGATGAGTTCTTCGCTGCGGCAGGAGAGGCGCTCAGGAAGACAACCCTGGTTCCGGTGGCAGGCAACCACGACGGCACCGCAGAGGCGTTCTCCAGGATCTTTGCCGTCCCCACAGACTATTCCTTTGATGCTGGAAGCCTCCACGTGACCGTCCTCGACAGCAATGATCGCGCCTGGGCGGATATGGCGAACCGGACGGCCTGGCTCAAGGAAGACCTCAGATCCCCTCTGCCACGAAAGATCGTGGCGTTCCACCACCCGCCGTTCAGCGCCGATCGGAAACGCCCGGGCGGTGACCTGGGGATCAGGGCCGAGTGGGCTGAGATCTTCTCGGAGAATGGTGTCGACGCTGTCTTTAGCGCGCACACCCATGCTTACGAGCGCTACAGCGTGAACGGCACAGAATATTTTGTTATCGGTTGCGGTGGCGCCCCATTCTACCCGCTTGCGGATGAGAAGCCTGAGGGATATCGAATGGGGTGCGAGGAGACGCTCGGCTACCTCCGGGCGAGAGTCAGCCCTGAATCGATCATCATAGAGATGATACCGGTTGCAAAGGTTATTGACGATGAGGTTGTGCTCTACCCGCGGGGTTTTGTCATTGAGACGGTCCGCCTCCCGGCGGGGTGGTGGAGCGTCTTCCCATCAGTTGCAGGTGTAACAAGACTACCAGAATTATGGAGATGA
- a CDS encoding PEGA domain-containing protein: protein MSSDHYIRHPAILALCLLLALAAPAAMAATTELHIVRYAADGVTILNETTVDYRWLESNLPIQGDGVTHYYHQGPVFEGDPWNPEEDTNVLEKDMGAVKGTDLKDICDLVGGMKEDETVRIKASDGLSRVFPYRNVYEPEPRQGPMVITWYHNEDGYVPDYRSGMRLVFFADTSTNPDGVHAFGVWDMHECFDEEYWYFYSGEYPTTTGLSVQYISEILIYSEEEPTGGIHVNSTPSGAPIFLDGEDTGYETPYTLTGIEVGSHSVVVEKEGYVQPDERWVMVGANQITEVEFNLTPITGKIAVSSVPTNASIILNGEATGLYTDTVMEEVPVGEHTIELVLPGYRNATRTVVVEEDEYSILDLVLIPVNESVPETLPEASINATPGNATQFSLLGPFEFRGRVDVLPANISTTANGSVVSYRLPDGAKGRGYIYIDNRSAGEPEFEGVNPDRRYTTAAAATFAANLTGENGTTFTAHCPPGVIPGGLLLTAEVDENASSFICWIGEGLLIPDGESSVRFEPAPDLSRVSAARLLIVGTGNITARFNGHSITGIPQGEPAITEYDVLACLNESSNELRLEGEDAVIRGVILSLTTTDGMPEPSPPPVEARKSLIERLLGFLSGIFGFSTEEPEQNTTIDLPEVEETTVPEEARPTPTATPTVNLVVKNHSGGVYITSYPPGMTIIVDNKKLSRQTPRVIYGLREGLHTIQVEASTTYPGQEEPGYRFETVQAWVYPDAIAPVHLDGVAPSSRKTVRVESEAYRGERFTLNGLFRAGTIPGEGEVEGVWGWATVVHEGRYLSSSLPAPVEDGMRFVIEPWTGETVSLSVKSNPPGALVFIDGFPTDERTPCRIDGLSPGRHRILVSMPGYLPADDVITIPEGSRNGGVITCTLQEYTSGDLLVESNVPDARIYLYGRYTGEKTPHTFTGMSIGTYDVRVVSENDSRTVEDVLVKAGATTRCLVTLEE, encoded by the coding sequence ATGTCATCAGACCACTATATCAGACACCCTGCGATCCTTGCGCTCTGCCTGCTGCTTGCGCTGGCAGCACCTGCTGCCATGGCAGCGACAACCGAACTCCACATCGTCAGGTATGCAGCAGACGGCGTGACCATCCTAAACGAGACAACGGTTGACTACCGCTGGCTTGAGTCAAACCTACCCATCCAGGGTGACGGTGTGACACACTACTACCACCAGGGCCCCGTATTTGAGGGTGACCCCTGGAACCCCGAAGAGGATACAAACGTCCTTGAGAAGGATATGGGCGCGGTGAAGGGAACCGACCTCAAGGATATCTGCGACCTTGTCGGCGGGATGAAGGAGGACGAGACCGTCAGGATCAAGGCATCCGACGGACTCTCAAGGGTGTTTCCCTACCGAAACGTCTACGAACCTGAACCCCGCCAGGGGCCGATGGTCATAACATGGTACCACAATGAAGACGGATACGTCCCCGACTACCGTTCGGGCATGCGTCTTGTCTTCTTTGCAGATACCTCCACAAACCCCGACGGTGTCCACGCTTTCGGCGTATGGGACATGCACGAGTGCTTTGACGAGGAATACTGGTACTTCTACAGCGGTGAGTATCCAACAACAACCGGGCTCTCCGTCCAGTACATAAGCGAGATCCTCATCTACAGCGAGGAGGAGCCCACTGGCGGCATCCACGTGAACTCAACCCCATCCGGGGCACCCATCTTCCTGGATGGTGAGGATACGGGGTATGAGACACCATACACCCTCACCGGCATCGAGGTGGGGAGTCACTCCGTCGTGGTTGAGAAGGAGGGTTACGTCCAGCCCGATGAGAGGTGGGTCATGGTCGGGGCAAACCAGATCACGGAGGTCGAGTTCAACCTTACCCCCATCACCGGGAAGATCGCCGTCTCATCCGTCCCGACCAACGCCAGCATCATCCTCAACGGCGAGGCGACCGGGCTCTACACCGACACCGTCATGGAGGAGGTGCCGGTCGGAGAGCACACGATCGAACTTGTGCTGCCGGGTTACCGGAACGCCACCCGGACTGTTGTGGTCGAGGAGGACGAGTACAGCATTCTGGATCTCGTCCTCATCCCCGTAAACGAGAGCGTGCCTGAAACCCTCCCGGAGGCATCGATAAATGCAACGCCGGGCAACGCCACACAGTTTTCGCTGCTCGGGCCGTTTGAGTTCCGCGGGAGGGTTGACGTTCTCCCGGCAAACATCTCCACCACCGCCAACGGGAGCGTGGTGAGTTACCGCCTCCCTGACGGGGCGAAGGGGCGGGGTTACATCTACATCGATAACAGGAGCGCCGGTGAACCGGAGTTCGAAGGGGTCAACCCTGACCGGCGATACACCACCGCGGCTGCCGCGACGTTTGCCGCAAACCTTACCGGTGAGAACGGCACCACGTTTACGGCACATTGCCCGCCAGGTGTCATCCCCGGCGGTCTCCTCCTGACAGCGGAGGTGGACGAGAACGCATCCTCCTTCATATGCTGGATAGGCGAGGGGCTCCTCATCCCGGATGGAGAGAGTTCTGTTAGGTTTGAACCGGCGCCCGACCTTTCCCGGGTCTCTGCCGCCAGGCTGCTGATCGTGGGTACCGGTAATATCACCGCCAGGTTCAACGGCCACAGCATAACCGGGATCCCGCAAGGCGAACCCGCGATCACGGAGTATGACGTGCTGGCCTGCCTGAATGAATCATCAAACGAACTCCGCCTGGAAGGAGAGGACGCGGTGATCAGGGGCGTCATCCTCAGCCTGACCACCACCGACGGTATGCCGGAACCCTCGCCACCACCGGTAGAGGCCCGGAAGTCTCTTATCGAGAGGCTACTCGGATTCCTTTCCGGGATCTTCGGGTTCTCAACCGAAGAACCGGAACAGAATACCACGATAGATCTCCCCGAGGTTGAGGAGACCACCGTCCCCGAAGAGGCACGACCCACCCCGACTGCGACACCCACAGTGAATCTGGTCGTGAAGAACCACTCGGGCGGGGTTTACATCACCTCATATCCGCCGGGGATGACGATCATCGTGGACAACAAAAAACTCTCGCGCCAGACGCCCCGCGTTATCTACGGCCTCCGTGAGGGGCTGCATACCATCCAGGTCGAGGCGAGCACAACGTATCCAGGGCAGGAGGAGCCCGGTTACCGGTTTGAGACCGTCCAGGCCTGGGTCTACCCGGACGCTATCGCGCCCGTCCATCTCGATGGCGTGGCTCCCTCAAGCAGAAAGACCGTCCGGGTCGAGTCTGAGGCCTACAGGGGTGAGAGGTTCACCTTAAACGGCCTCTTTCGCGCCGGCACCATCCCTGGCGAGGGGGAGGTAGAGGGGGTATGGGGCTGGGCAACCGTCGTGCACGAGGGACGCTACCTCTCCTCCTCCCTGCCCGCGCCGGTTGAAGACGGTATGAGATTCGTGATCGAACCCTGGACCGGTGAGACCGTATCCCTCAGTGTCAAGTCGAACCCGCCAGGCGCGCTTGTCTTCATCGATGGTTTCCCCACAGATGAGAGAACCCCCTGCCGGATAGATGGACTCTCGCCAGGGCGGCACCGGATTCTGGTCTCGATGCCGGGCTATCTCCCCGCTGACGATGTGATCACGATACCGGAAGGCTCGAGGAACGGCGGCGTCATAACCTGCACTCTCCAGGAATACACCAGCGGTGACCTCCTGGTCGAGAGCAACGTTCCTGACGCCAGGATATACCTTTACGGGCGCTACACCGGCGAGAAGACCCCGCATACATTCACCGGGATGAGCATCGGCACATACGACGTCCGTGTGGTCTCTGAGAACGATTCCAGGACCGTCGAAGATGTGCTTGTGAAAGCGGGGGCGACGACCCGGTGCCTGGTGACCCTGGAGGAGTGA
- a CDS encoding PEGA domain-containing protein — MHRAIIALCLLLALAAPAAMAATTELHIVRYAADGVTILNETTVDYTWLEENLPVQGDGVTHYYHQGPVFEGDKWNPEEDTNVLEKDMGAVKGTDLKDICDLVGGMKEGETVRIKASDGLSRVFPYRNVYEPEPRQGPMVITWYHDEDGYVPDYRSGMRLVFFADTSTNPDGVHAFGVWDMHECFDEEYWYFYSGEYPTTTGLSVQYISKILIYSNEEPAGSVYVSSIPAGAAIYLDGIDTGLQTNATLEDVPVGEHTIELRLSGYQSVTMSVTVEMDECSRPDPVVLTPLPPEPDIVISLEEGWNFISTPKRLMDGSDTFAAIYGSVDTAGHSILLYDGLTHEWKAAASADAFKPLDGVWVYATEACTVPLTFAPGGPQVPPTKSLGKGWNAIGFTDTVPESAANTLLSLGDHWTTLIGFDAESQEYEISIVRGATGRHGEERTMEPMQGYWVYMTGARTLAAIGA, encoded by the coding sequence ATGCACCGGGCGATCATTGCGCTCTGCCTGCTGCTTGCGCTGGCAGCACCTGCTGCCATGGCAGCGACAACCGAACTCCACATCGTCAGGTATGCAGCAGACGGCGTGACCATCCTAAACGAGACAACGGTTGACTACACCTGGCTTGAGGAAAATCTCCCCGTCCAGGGTGATGGTGTGACACACTACTACCACCAGGGCCCCGTATTTGAGGGGGATAAGTGGAACCCCGAAGAGGATACAAACGTCCTTGAAAAGGATATGGGCGCGGTGAAGGGGACCGACCTCAAGGATATCTGCGACCTTGTCGGCGGGATGAAGGAGGGCGAGACCGTCAGGATCAAGGCATCCGACGGACTCTCAAGGGTGTTTCCCTACCGAAACGTCTACGAACCTGAACCCCGCCAGGGGCCGATGGTCATAACATGGTACCACGATGAAGACGGATACGTCCCCGACTACCGTTCGGGCATGCGTCTTGTCTTCTTTGCAGATACCTCCACAAACCCCGACGGTGTCCACGCTTTCGGCGTATGGGACATGCACGAGTGCTTTGACGAGGAATACTGGTACTTCTACAGCGGTGAGTATCCAACAACAACCGGGCTCTCCGTCCAGTACATAAGCAAGATCCTCATCTACAGCAATGAGGAGCCTGCCGGGAGTGTCTATGTGTCCTCGATCCCGGCCGGCGCGGCGATCTACCTTGACGGTATCGATACGGGGCTGCAGACCAACGCGACCCTGGAAGATGTTCCTGTGGGTGAGCACACGATCGAACTCCGGCTGTCAGGATACCAGAGTGTAACCATGAGCGTCACCGTTGAGATGGATGAATGCAGTCGTCCCGATCCGGTTGTGCTGACACCGCTTCCTCCTGAACCCGACATCGTGATCAGCCTTGAGGAGGGCTGGAACTTCATCTCCACGCCGAAACGGCTCATGGATGGCTCAGATACATTCGCGGCCATCTACGGCAGCGTCGATACCGCCGGCCACTCCATCCTGCTCTATGACGGGCTCACACATGAGTGGAAAGCAGCGGCCTCAGCCGATGCCTTCAAGCCGCTCGATGGTGTCTGGGTCTATGCAACCGAGGCCTGCACAGTTCCCCTGACCTTCGCTCCAGGCGGTCCGCAGGTTCCGCCAACAAAGAGCCTGGGCAAAGGCTGGAACGCGATCGGGTTCACCGACACCGTTCCCGAGTCCGCTGCAAACACCCTGCTCTCTCTGGGCGATCACTGGACAACCCTGATCGGGTTTGATGCAGAAAGCCAGGAATACGAGATCTCGATCGTCAGGGGCGCCACCGGCCGGCACGGTGAGGAACGCACGATGGAGCCTATGCAGGGCTACTGGGTCTACATGACAGGAGCCAGGACGCTAGCTGCCATCGGCGCATGA
- a CDS encoding molybdopterin-dependent oxidoreductase, with product MTSTDEPTATIGEDPEGTPTVEPTAATGEEPEGTPTVEPTAATGEEPEGTPTVEPMVTAEEEPDDESIGILSGETVLFNGTVALDNGTFECTAYNSGVTYTVSNRTPLGALQKVSEQKGFTYNVTDKRWADDNRVLLLDDIDGYLYIKRTAEWACYVNGVLKDGYESQSDAINVVALAEGDEVVFCYGSDPTPETATALITITVGLEDSDETPLEPATWSVSLIGARTEEVGQDYFEDGVNCGHVATYTDDNGDAWSGMPLWYLIGLVDDDLRHGPGAFNDDLAAEGYSIKVTSSDNYSINFDSASIARNDGIIVANTLNGESLPETIGDKNKPCWPLQLIGPNVSAGQKIGGIAEIELIGLSEPSEGWEITLSGAFNRTLTQAEFEEGAECHGTSYTDSSEQVWTGIPLWYLAAVVDDVATGNHWTLNDTRAAAGYTVRVSAADGFSATFNSADIARNNSFIVANKMNAAPLTEDNGAPLKLVGPGVTSGKQRIGSIASIILEGLPDEVTESEWTLSLEGPKVTDLLTKEEFEACGYHTKTYNDGVSTWSGVPLKVLCGWVDDDVMHGSGAFNNALAQAGYTVIVSSGGDNPYSKEFSSQDILTNPNNYIVANMVNGTPITGSAYPLRLVGEGATGSKSIGNVQRIQLVDFQEPEEPPSIRVVRYASDGVTVVNETTKTIQWMEANLDVIGGDNGVRLRFQGPTFDPDDLWNPAEDINVDPAKVDNVVKGTAIRDLCDLVGGVPEGGEIELIASDGYKVKLNYTNIYEPLERQGEAIVAWWAEGRGYVPDYSDGPRLFFNTSDGIFGNDDMRTCLAEDYWHYYWDSGIQYPSAAGVSNKNIATIAIKPGAREDWNLILTGAITDTISRSYFESGKACTMGGHGATWTDDEGRVWSGMPLWLLCGWVDDGNKHDYGTNPFRDDLAAAGYNVTVIDYGADGTKGTDDDFSATFNSSFVARNNNIIVADEIDGAPLPKDGKTWPLKLVGSALTSNKQRVGSIDEIVLTGVPVVEEPPEANATISLEEGWNFISTPKRLVDGSDTFAAIYGSVDTAGHSILLYDGLTQEWKAAASADAFKPLDGVWVYANETCTVPLTFAPAGPETPPTKDLGEGWNAIGFTDTVPESAANTLLSLGDHWTTLIGFDAESQEYEVSIIRGATGRHGEERTMEPMQGYWVYMTDADTLAAIGA from the coding sequence GTGACATCCACCGATGAACCGACAGCAACCATCGGGGAAGATCCGGAGGGGACACCAACGGTTGAACCGACAGCAGCCACCGGGGAAGAGCCGGAGGGGACACCAACGGTTGAACCGACAGCAGCCACCGGGGAAGAGCCAGAGGGGACACCAACGGTTGAACCGATGGTGACGGCCGAAGAAGAACCGGATGACGAATCCATCGGCATCCTCTCTGGCGAGACCGTCCTTTTCAACGGAACGGTTGCGCTGGATAACGGCACTTTCGAGTGCACCGCTTACAACTCCGGAGTGACCTACACCGTCAGCAACCGGACCCCGCTTGGCGCCCTCCAGAAGGTATCGGAACAGAAGGGTTTCACCTACAACGTCACCGACAAGCGCTGGGCAGATGATAATAGAGTTCTCCTGCTAGATGATATCGATGGCTACCTCTACATCAAAAGAACGGCCGAATGGGCGTGTTACGTCAACGGTGTATTGAAGGACGGTTACGAGAGTCAAAGCGACGCCATCAACGTCGTCGCCCTTGCCGAAGGTGATGAGGTTGTCTTCTGCTACGGCAGTGACCCGACGCCGGAGACCGCAACAGCGCTGATCACGATCACCGTGGGTCTTGAGGACTCCGATGAGACACCTCTCGAGCCGGCCACCTGGAGCGTCAGCCTCATCGGTGCACGAACGGAGGAGGTCGGCCAGGACTACTTTGAGGACGGGGTGAACTGCGGACATGTCGCCACATACACCGACGATAACGGTGATGCCTGGAGCGGGATGCCCCTGTGGTACCTCATCGGCCTTGTCGATGACGATCTGAGGCACGGCCCCGGCGCTTTCAACGACGACCTCGCCGCAGAGGGCTACTCGATCAAGGTCACCTCAAGCGATAACTACTCTATCAACTTTGATAGCGCAAGCATCGCGAGGAACGATGGCATCATCGTCGCAAACACCTTAAACGGCGAGTCGCTCCCGGAGACCATCGGCGATAAGAACAAACCCTGCTGGCCGCTCCAGCTCATCGGTCCCAACGTGAGTGCCGGCCAGAAGATCGGCGGCATTGCCGAGATCGAACTCATCGGCCTCTCCGAACCCTCCGAAGGCTGGGAGATCACGCTTTCCGGCGCTTTCAACCGGACACTCACACAGGCCGAGTTCGAGGAGGGTGCTGAATGCCACGGCACGAGTTACACCGATAGCAGCGAACAGGTCTGGACGGGTATCCCGCTCTGGTATCTTGCAGCCGTTGTAGACGACGTGGCGACCGGGAATCACTGGACGCTGAACGACACACGGGCGGCGGCGGGCTACACCGTGCGCGTGAGCGCGGCCGACGGCTTTTCCGCCACTTTCAACAGCGCCGATATCGCCCGGAACAACTCGTTCATCGTTGCAAACAAGATGAACGCAGCACCGCTCACCGAGGATAACGGCGCCCCGCTGAAACTTGTCGGGCCTGGCGTGACCTCCGGAAAACAGAGGATCGGCAGCATCGCGTCGATCATCCTCGAGGGCCTCCCCGACGAGGTCACCGAGTCGGAGTGGACGCTCAGCCTGGAGGGGCCAAAGGTTACGGACCTTCTTACGAAGGAAGAGTTCGAAGCGTGCGGCTACCACACGAAGACCTACAACGACGGCGTGAGCACCTGGAGCGGCGTCCCGCTGAAGGTCCTCTGCGGCTGGGTCGATGATGACGTCATGCACGGTTCAGGAGCCTTCAACAACGCGCTTGCCCAAGCCGGTTATACCGTGATCGTCTCTTCGGGCGGGGATAACCCCTACAGCAAGGAGTTCTCAAGCCAGGATATCCTGACAAACCCGAACAACTACATCGTTGCAAACATGGTCAACGGCACCCCGATCACCGGGAGCGCCTATCCGCTCCGCCTCGTCGGCGAGGGGGCAACCGGGAGCAAGAGTATCGGGAACGTCCAGCGTATCCAGCTCGTCGACTTCCAGGAGCCGGAGGAACCCCCGTCCATCCGGGTCGTCCGCTACGCCTCGGACGGTGTGACCGTTGTAAACGAGACGACAAAGACCATCCAGTGGATGGAAGCAAATCTGGACGTCATCGGCGGGGATAACGGTGTTCGACTCAGGTTCCAGGGCCCAACCTTTGATCCAGATGACCTCTGGAACCCTGCAGAAGACATCAACGTAGACCCCGCCAAAGTCGATAACGTCGTGAAGGGAACGGCGATCCGCGACCTCTGCGACCTTGTCGGCGGCGTCCCCGAGGGTGGTGAGATCGAACTCATAGCCTCCGACGGCTACAAGGTCAAACTCAACTACACCAACATCTACGAACCGCTCGAACGTCAGGGCGAGGCCATAGTCGCCTGGTGGGCGGAGGGGCGGGGCTACGTCCCCGACTACAGTGACGGCCCGCGCCTCTTCTTCAACACTTCAGACGGAATCTTTGGAAACGACGACATGCGGACGTGCCTCGCCGAAGACTACTGGCACTACTACTGGGACAGCGGCATTCAGTATCCCTCGGCCGCCGGTGTATCCAACAAAAATATCGCGACCATCGCTATCAAGCCGGGTGCACGGGAGGACTGGAACCTCATCCTGACAGGCGCCATCACCGACACCATCAGCCGGTCCTACTTTGAGTCGGGCAAAGCCTGCACGATGGGCGGGCACGGTGCCACCTGGACGGATGATGAGGGGCGTGTCTGGTCGGGGATGCCGCTCTGGCTCCTATGTGGCTGGGTTGACGATGGAAACAAGCACGATTACGGCACAAACCCATTCCGTGACGATCTCGCGGCGGCGGGCTACAACGTGACCGTCATCGATTACGGCGCTGACGGCACAAAGGGCACCGATGACGACTTCTCCGCCACATTCAACAGTTCGTTTGTTGCGCGGAACAACAACATCATCGTCGCCGACGAGATCGACGGCGCCCCGCTTCCAAAGGATGGCAAGACCTGGCCGCTCAAACTTGTCGGCTCCGCCCTGACCTCCAACAAGCAGAGGGTCGGGAGCATCGATGAGATCGTGCTCACCGGTGTGCCGGTCGTCGAGGAACCCCCGGAAGCCAACGCCACGATCAGCCTTGAGGAGGGCTGGAACTTCATCTCCACGCCGAAACGGCTCGTGGATGGCTCAGACACATTCGCGGCCATCTACGGCAGCGTCGATACCGCCGGCCACTCCATCCTGCTCTACGACGGGCTCACACAGGAGTGGAAAGCAGCGGCCTCAGCCGATGCCTTCAAGCCGCTCGATGGTGTCTGGGTCTATGCAAACGAGACCTGTACAGTTCCCCTGACATTTGCTCCGGCCGGACCTGAAACCCCGCCAACAAAGGACCTGGGCGAGGGCTGGAACGCGATCGGGTTCACCGACACCGTTCCCGAGTCCGCTGCAAACACCCTGCTCTCTCTGGGCGATCACTGGACAACCCTGATTGGGTTTGATGCAGAAAGCCAGGAATACGAGGTCTCGATCATCCGGGGCGCCACCGGCCGGCACGGTGAGGAACGCACGATGGAGCCTATGCAGGGCTACTGGGTCTACATGACCGATGCCGACACGCTTGCTGCAATAGGTGCTTGA
- the cas1 gene encoding CRISPR-associated endonuclease Cas1, translating into MTEAGTWLPVFGYGGHIKATTQEVIISRGSKTSRYPLERVSHLLIVGGHTLHTSAVTNLLKSGAAITFFDIDGTPVGYLYPYGYRPDEAVRLAQERAAPHRFAQPLAMAALQSRLLLLGELSDRGGGEAIFYAGELEFLHQVREELEISVTMDELRRLSRLTTDMYYEILARTVPPELGFRRRTTPPHTDPVNTMFSLGYAMLYGNCCVSVVGAHLNPDRGMLHEGPGGLVYDLIEPQKASMIDRVVLRFAGEEVSTDDYECGEKRCYLDPAIVNRLSEALRDSIDQDRLDAQVRILRDALLSNAGFQVLYR; encoded by the coding sequence ATGACAGAGGCAGGAACCTGGCTCCCTGTATTCGGGTATGGGGGGCACATCAAGGCAACGACACAGGAGGTCATCATATCACGCGGGAGCAAGACCTCTCGTTACCCTCTTGAGAGGGTGAGCCACCTCCTGATCGTCGGCGGGCATACCCTCCATACCTCGGCGGTGACAAACCTCCTCAAATCCGGCGCTGCAATCACGTTCTTCGATATCGACGGCACGCCCGTCGGCTATCTCTACCCATACGGCTACCGGCCGGACGAGGCTGTAAGGCTTGCCCAGGAACGGGCCGCACCACACAGGTTTGCCCAGCCGCTTGCCATGGCCGCTCTCCAGTCCAGGCTCCTCCTCCTTGGAGAACTCTCTGACCGCGGCGGCGGTGAGGCCATATTTTATGCAGGGGAACTCGAGTTCCTCCACCAGGTCAGGGAGGAGCTCGAGATCTCGGTCACGATGGATGAACTGCGGAGGCTCTCGCGCCTCACCACCGACATGTACTACGAGATCCTGGCCCGCACCGTCCCGCCTGAACTCGGGTTCCGGCGCAGGACGACTCCCCCGCACACCGATCCCGTCAACACAATGTTCTCGCTCGGTTACGCGATGCTGTATGGAAACTGCTGCGTCTCGGTGGTCGGAGCGCACCTCAATCCCGACCGGGGCATGCTCCATGAAGGCCCCGGTGGTCTGGTGTATGACCTCATCGAACCGCAGAAAGCCTCAATGATAGACCGGGTCGTCCTTCGCTTTGCAGGGGAGGAGGTATCCACTGACGATTACGAGTGCGGGGAGAAGAGGTGCTACCTCGATCCGGCTATTGTGAACCGGCTGAGCGAAGCACTCCGCGATTCCATCGATCAGGATCGTCTTGATGCCCAGGTCAGAATCCTGCGCGACGCCCTCCTCTCAAATGCCGGGTTTCAGGTGCTCTACAGGTAG